From the genome of Campylobacter suis, one region includes:
- a CDS encoding cytochrome c3 family protein has product MKISKKVLAAIILVSGIIGFLVVLPVHYALEETSGDKFCVVCHEMDPMVMSYQHDVHSGKGATGTKAKCVDCHIPHDNLAKYVLTKAKNGIVEGYVHFFGDPDSIDWHKNRKNRESYVFDNGCMSCHTDILTTTASSQQAKKMHAHYTKLLNTDKEIKCVSCHTTTGHGGQMRNYLEYYKPTLKIYENKMLGERIKAKQEFFGKDYELSKEEREYLEKNTNKKSGH; this is encoded by the coding sequence ATGAAAATTTCTAAAAAGGTATTGGCTGCTATTATATTAGTAAGTGGCATTATAGGATTTTTAGTTGTGCTTCCTGTTCACTATGCACTAGAAGAGACAAGTGGAGATAAGTTTTGCGTAGTATGTCATGAGATGGATCCTATGGTTATGAGCTATCAACATGATGTTCATAGTGGTAAGGGAGCTACTGGCACAAAGGCAAAGTGTGTTGATTGTCATATACCACATGATAATCTTGCAAAGTATGTCTTAACAAAGGCAAAAAATGGTATAGTTGAAGGATATGTTCACTTCTTTGGTGATCCTGATAGTATAGACTGGCATAAAAATCGTAAGAATAGAGAGAGTTATGTATTTGATAATGGTTGTATGAGCTGTCATACAGATATACTTACAACAACAGCTTCATCACAACAAGCTAAAAAGATGCATGCTCACTATACAAAGCTATTAAACACTGATAAAGAGATAAAGTGTGTAAGCTGTCATACAACAACAGGACATGGTGGCCAGATGAGAAACTATCTTGAATACTATAAACCAACTCTAAAAATCTATGAGAATAAGATGCTAGGTGAAAGGATAAAGGCTAAGCAGGAATTCTTTGGTAAAGATTATGAGCTTAGTAAGGAGGAGAGGGAGTATTTGGAAAAAAACACAAACAAAAAGTCTGGACACTAA
- a CDS encoding alanine/glycine:cation symporter family protein, with amino-acid sequence MEKFTELVRLLNSFIWGPYFLIALLCGTGLYFTIKLKFVQIFKFKMGLRRLFGNFSLHGEKAGEHGMSSFQAVATAIAAQVGTGNLVGASTALVMGGPGAIFWMWIAAFFGMATNFAEICLAQIYKTKDDSNHIIGGPAFYISKGIGGKVGKILAIFFACAIIAALGCMGNMVQANSISDGFSSAFNIPKWVTGAILALICAVVFIGGIKSIARIAEKIVPTMAILYVIIGFIIICYNLEQIPAIFSLIIEAAFNPAAAWGGATGATMAAAIRYGIARGLFSNEAGMGSTPHAHAAAKVKHPVDQAVLGIMSVFVDTFIVLNITVLVILSSGVVAFKEVSAGKFEPVFKGIQLVQEAFSTHILGSFGYSFVAVCLFFFAFTTIVGWYYFAEVNIRYLFGKKGIKFLQILVVVFVFLGSLSKIDLVWELADLFNGLMVLPNLIAILILSPVVVKLLRDHNDGKKYDQRDYVK; translated from the coding sequence ATGGAAAAATTCACAGAGCTTGTGAGGCTACTAAATTCGTTTATTTGGGGACCTTATTTTCTTATCGCCCTACTTTGCGGAACTGGGCTTTACTTCACTATAAAACTAAAATTTGTTCAGATTTTTAAGTTTAAGATGGGGCTTCGTAGGCTTTTTGGAAATTTCTCACTTCACGGCGAAAAGGCTGGCGAACACGGCATGAGTTCGTTTCAAGCTGTGGCAACCGCGATAGCAGCTCAAGTTGGGACGGGAAATTTAGTTGGAGCTAGCACGGCCTTGGTTATGGGTGGACCTGGAGCTATATTTTGGATGTGGATAGCGGCATTTTTTGGTATGGCAACAAATTTTGCCGAAATTTGCCTAGCTCAAATTTATAAGACAAAAGATGATAGCAATCACATCATAGGCGGCCCAGCCTTTTATATCTCAAAAGGCATAGGTGGCAAGGTAGGCAAAATTTTAGCCATATTTTTTGCCTGTGCTATCATCGCAGCTCTTGGCTGTATGGGGAATATGGTTCAAGCAAATTCCATCTCAGACGGCTTTTCTTCAGCATTTAACATACCAAAATGGGTAACTGGTGCCATACTAGCGCTTATTTGTGCTGTTGTATTTATAGGTGGGATAAAGTCTATCGCTCGTATAGCAGAAAAGATAGTCCCTACTATGGCGATCCTTTATGTGATAATAGGCTTTATAATTATATGTTATAACTTGGAACAAATTCCAGCGATATTTTCACTCATTATCGAAGCAGCCTTTAACCCAGCCGCAGCATGGGGAGGCGCTACTGGCGCTACAATGGCAGCGGCAATACGCTACGGCATAGCTAGAGGTCTTTTTTCAAATGAAGCTGGTATGGGCTCAACCCCACACGCACATGCAGCCGCAAAGGTAAAGCACCCAGTCGATCAAGCTGTACTTGGGATAATGAGCGTTTTTGTGGATACTTTTATTGTTTTAAATATCACTGTTTTAGTCATTCTAAGCTCTGGTGTGGTCGCTTTTAAAGAGGTTTCGGCTGGAAAATTTGAGCCAGTTTTTAAAGGCATACAGCTCGTACAAGAGGCGTTTTCTACCCATATATTAGGTAGTTTTGGCTACTCATTTGTGGCAGTTTGTCTTTTCTTTTTTGCATTTACAACCATTGTCGGGTGGTATTATTTTGCTGAAGTAAATATCCGCTATTTATTTGGGAAAAAGGGGATAAAATTCTTACAAATTTTAGTAGTTGTATTTGTATTTTTGGGTAGTCTTTCAAAGATAGATCTCGTTTGGGAGTTAGCTGATCTTTTTAATGGATTAATGGTCTTACCAAATCTTATCGCGATACTCATACTAAGTCCAGTTGTAGTAAAGCTACTTAGAGATCATAATGATGGCAAAAAGTACGACCAGCGCGACTATGTAAAGTGA
- a CDS encoding ATP-binding protein produces the protein MFTNRYSELKLLNDEYVSNNFAFTILYGRRRVGKTTLIKEFIKDKPAIYFLATLENFSVVLKRFQLLVAEFLNDNFLKELQLRDFKQLFEYIGQKNFSQKLVIIIDEFQYLGKLDESIASQFQLIVDEILKNKNIHLILCGSIISMMYEQTLSYSSPLYGRRTSQIKLEAINFEYLKEFFPSKSQNELIELYAVLYGVPKYLEMFSDSGEILNSIEANILNPNSYLYNEPQFILQNEVNEPVTYFSILEAIANGEHKLGSIASRLGKNVQNITSFIAKLTELDIIYKEVPILEDNPAKSKKGLYFIKDNFFRFWFCYVLPYKSQLELGNTNYVRKKIAENFNGFISPVYEQLCIEYLLKNYELLKCGRHWDKDLEIDAIGISKDYIILAECKYSNKKVGVDILEQLKQKASRLNSNLAVKHYILFSKCGFTDELKKIKSDEVVLVENIQFKI, from the coding sequence ATGTTTACCAATAGATATAGTGAATTAAAACTCTTAAACGATGAATATGTAAGTAACAATTTTGCCTTTACCATCTTATATGGTAGGAGACGTGTAGGCAAAACTACACTTATAAAAGAATTTATCAAAGACAAGCCTGCGATTTATTTTTTGGCAACGCTTGAAAATTTTAGTGTTGTGTTAAAAAGATTCCAGCTCTTAGTAGCAGAGTTTTTAAACGACAATTTTTTAAAAGAACTGCAACTTCGAGACTTTAAGCAGCTTTTTGAATATATAGGACAAAAAAATTTTTCACAAAAATTAGTCATTATCATTGATGAATTTCAATACCTTGGCAAGCTTGATGAGAGTATTGCGTCACAGTTTCAACTCATTGTCGATGAAATTTTAAAAAATAAGAACATTCATTTGATCCTTTGTGGCTCGATAATTTCAATGATGTATGAGCAAACACTCTCGTATTCTTCACCACTTTATGGTAGACGTACGAGTCAAATCAAGCTTGAGGCGATAAATTTTGAGTATTTAAAAGAATTTTTTCCAAGCAAAAGCCAAAATGAACTTATAGAGCTTTACGCAGTGCTTTATGGCGTGCCGAAATATCTTGAAATGTTTAGCGATAGTGGTGAAATTTTAAACAGTATCGAAGCAAATATACTAAATCCAAACTCATACCTTTACAACGAACCACAATTTATCTTGCAAAATGAGGTCAATGAGCCAGTGACCTATTTTTCTATACTTGAGGCGATTGCAAATGGTGAGCATAAACTTGGCAGCATAGCAAGTCGGCTTGGTAAAAATGTGCAAAATATCACATCTTTTATTGCAAAACTAACCGAACTAGACATTATTTATAAAGAGGTTCCGATTCTAGAAGATAATCCAGCTAAGAGCAAAAAAGGGCTTTATTTTATAAAAGATAACTTTTTTCGATTTTGGTTTTGTTATGTCCTGCCTTATAAAAGCCAGTTAGAATTAGGAAACACTAATTATGTAAGAAAAAAAATAGCTGAGAATTTTAACGGCTTTATATCGCCTGTGTATGAACAGCTTTGCATTGAGTATCTGCTAAAAAACTATGAACTTCTAAAATGTGGCAGACACTGGGATAAGGATCTTGAGATCGATGCTATAGGCATTAGCAAAGACTATATCATACTTGCTGAGTGCAAATACTCAAACAAAAAGGTAGGTGTTGATATTTTAGAGCAACTAAAGCAAAAAGCATCTAGGCTAAATAGCAATCTAGCAGTAAAACACTATATATTATTCAGCAAATGTGGTTTTACTGATGAGCTTAAGAAAATTAAGAGCGATGAAGTGGTTTTGGTAGAGAATATACAGTTTAAAATTTAG
- a CDS encoding cytochrome c3 family protein, with protein MKKLKLTAILMCFFSIYLFAAADINTTTVKTIVISDELRQKHKIKPHHEHLAFDCIDCHEGQGDDPSKFKAIGDKGCLSCHKSKAFMAQRLKFMDTLKANPHNSVHDGPTLYCDECHFEHKQSTNMCTECHEHEVPQWMGVTP; from the coding sequence ATGAAAAAGCTAAAACTAACAGCTATACTTATGTGCTTTTTCTCTATATATTTATTTGCTGCTGCTGATATAAATACTACTACTGTTAAGACAATAGTAATATCCGATGAACTTAGGCAAAAGCATAAGATAAAACCACACCATGAGCATTTGGCATTTGATTGTATAGATTGTCACGAAGGACAAGGTGATGATCCTAGTAAGTTTAAAGCCATAGGAGATAAAGGCTGTCTAAGCTGTCATAAATCAAAGGCATTTATGGCACAAAGATTAAAATTTATGGATACACTAAAAGCAAATCCACACAACTCAGTACATGATGGTCCTACACTATATTGTGATGAGTGTCACTTTGAACATAAACAATCAACCAATATGTGTACAGAGTGTCATGAACATGAGGTTCCACAATGGATGGGGGTAACACCATGA
- a CDS encoding sulfite exporter TauE/SafE family protein produces the protein MDLLFIILGLFVGFAGGFFGIGGGAVVVPSMLLFGYDMKFAVGVSIMQMLFSSAFGSYVNFKSKILDVKPALILGLGGFFGAMASGFVVEFFSSKFLLGMLIVLQILNLAKLLTTPSEPKGAPNESKFLLFLIGLIIGTTAISMGIGGSALIIPLLVGFLNYDIKKAASAGLFFVIFASISGFVSLALHGFVNYTIGAMLGIGAVIGVYFGVKTAHKISRIAQKRWIIALLSVMLLIMLNKFLNS, from the coding sequence ATGGATTTATTATTTATCATTTTAGGGCTATTTGTGGGGTTTGCAGGTGGATTTTTTGGCATAGGTGGCGGTGCGGTAGTTGTGCCTAGTATGCTACTTTTTGGCTATGATATGAAATTTGCCGTTGGTGTTAGTATAATGCAGATGCTTTTTAGCTCAGCTTTTGGTTCATATGTAAATTTTAAATCAAAAATACTTGATGTAAAGCCAGCTCTGATTTTAGGGCTTGGTGGGTTTTTCGGTGCGATGGCAAGCGGATTTGTGGTTGAGTTTTTTTCATCTAAATTTTTGCTTGGCATGCTAATAGTTTTGCAGATATTAAATCTTGCAAAGCTCTTAACCACGCCATCAGAGCCAAAAGGTGCGCCAAATGAGTCAAAATTTTTACTCTTTTTAATTGGATTAATAATAGGCACAACAGCCATAAGTATGGGTATCGGCGGCTCTGCTCTTATCATACCTTTGCTTGTTGGTTTTTTAAACTATGATATAAAAAAGGCTGCATCAGCGGGGCTGTTTTTTGTTATTTTTGCTTCTATCTCTGGGTTTGTAAGTCTTGCTTTGCACGGCTTTGTAAACTACACTATCGGTGCGATGTTGGGCATAGGGGCTGTTATAGGGGTGTATTTTGGTGTAAAAACTGCTCACAAAATTTCACGCATAGCACAAAAGCGCTGGATCATCGCGCTTTTAAGTGTTATGCTTCTTATAATGCTAAATAAATTTCTTAACTCTTAG
- the thyX gene encoding FAD-dependent thymidylate synthase codes for MNITLLNFTPLNVCSHAIRTCWQSFERGDNGGEKDLELIDRVGNKNKHASTLEHLYYNFYIQGISRALLQELARHRIASLSVKSTRYTLKELKNEAEFKYGEFDRASSYIVLTGNEMVDNASITALENLRKILSTTTTSLDIVKYCLPECYKTELTWSVNARSLQNFLSLRSSKSALWEIRNLANAVYDALPAEHKFIFKECIQG; via the coding sequence ATGAATATAACTCTACTAAATTTCACTCCGCTAAATGTTTGCTCGCACGCGATACGCACATGCTGGCAAAGCTTTGAACGAGGGGATAATGGCGGCGAGAAAGACCTTGAGCTGATTGACCGTGTTGGCAACAAAAATAAGCATGCAAGTACACTTGAGCATCTTTATTACAACTTCTATATTCAAGGAATTTCACGCGCCCTACTTCAAGAGCTAGCACGCCACCGTATCGCGAGTCTAAGCGTAAAATCAACTCGCTACACATTAAAAGAGTTAAAAAATGAAGCTGAGTTTAAATATGGTGAGTTTGATAGAGCCAGTTCTTATATAGTGCTAACAGGAAACGAAATGGTTGATAATGCAAGCATTACAGCACTTGAAAATTTACGCAAAATTCTAAGCACCACAACAACCAGCCTTGACATCGTTAAATACTGCCTGCCTGAGTGCTACAAAACAGAGCTTACATGGAGCGTGAATGCTAGAAGCCTGCAAAACTTTCTTTCACTTCGCTCTAGCAAGTCAGCCCTTTGGGAGATACGAAACCTAGCAAACGCCGTTTATGACGCACTTCCAGCTGAACATAAATTTATATTTAAAGAGTGTATACAGGGATAG
- a CDS encoding flavocytochrome c — MKNLSRREMLKMSMVGASALALSAVNANASAVDAKGVKFDEEWDVIVIGSGFAGLAAALTSAKKGNKVLILEKMGRIGGNSVINGGGMSVCANPVQAKTGIKDSKELFIADCMKAGLGINHPELLNAIADRGIDALNFLIENGVQFKEHCAHFGGHTVARSMLTTNDSGSGYIQPMLEKFEALKDSGCELRRRAKFDDFVMEGDRVVGVVIREEYKFDSKLYSDDLENTSGTKKTLKAKKGVVLASGGFSNDKAFRKLQDPRIPDDVDATNHAGATAGALLKAFEIGAYPVQIDWIQFGPWASPDEKGFGTGPILTQQGTFKYGIAVDVRNGKRFMNELADRKTRADAEFKILREAPGKYPITFADTKMAFKDLSEDVIQKGLASGKLVGECANLDEIASKYGVPADALKETVKKYNEGVRAKKDEFGKQESALSEINEAGPFYVIRLSPKPHHTMGGLKINEKAEVISAKTNKAIPGLYAAGEVTGGTHGASRLGTVAITDCIVFGMIAGENI, encoded by the coding sequence ATGAAAAATTTGTCAAGACGCGAAATGCTCAAAATGAGTATGGTTGGTGCTAGTGCTTTAGCTTTATCAGCTGTAAATGCAAATGCTTCAGCGGTTGATGCAAAGGGTGTGAAATTCGACGAAGAGTGGGATGTCATCGTCATTGGCTCTGGTTTTGCAGGACTTGCAGCAGCTCTAACATCGGCTAAAAAAGGCAACAAGGTTTTAATCCTTGAAAAGATGGGTCGTATCGGTGGCAACTCTGTTATAAACGGTGGCGGTATGAGCGTTTGCGCTAACCCAGTGCAAGCAAAAACAGGCATTAAAGATAGCAAAGAGCTTTTCATCGCTGATTGTATGAAGGCTGGTCTTGGCATAAACCACCCAGAGCTACTAAATGCTATTGCTGATCGCGGTATCGACGCGCTAAATTTCTTAATCGAAAACGGCGTTCAGTTTAAAGAGCACTGCGCGCACTTTGGCGGCCACACCGTAGCTCGCTCAATGCTAACTACAAACGACTCTGGCTCTGGCTACATCCAGCCAATGTTAGAAAAATTTGAAGCATTAAAAGATAGCGGTTGCGAGCTTAGAAGAAGAGCAAAATTTGATGATTTTGTGATGGAGGGCGACAGGGTTGTGGGCGTAGTCATACGCGAAGAGTATAAATTTGACTCAAAGCTTTACAGCGATGACCTTGAAAACACAAGCGGTACCAAAAAGACGCTAAAAGCTAAAAAAGGCGTCGTGCTAGCAAGCGGTGGCTTTAGCAACGATAAGGCGTTTAGAAAGCTACAAGATCCTAGAATTCCAGATGATGTCGATGCGACAAACCACGCTGGCGCAACAGCTGGCGCGCTTTTAAAAGCGTTTGAGATAGGTGCGTATCCTGTTCAGATAGACTGGATCCAGTTTGGTCCTTGGGCTAGCCCAGACGAGAAGGGCTTTGGTACAGGTCCTATCCTAACTCAACAAGGCACATTTAAGTATGGTATCGCGGTCGATGTTCGTAACGGCAAGCGCTTTATGAACGAGCTAGCTGATAGAAAGACGCGCGCGGACGCTGAGTTTAAAATTTTACGCGAAGCACCGGGCAAGTATCCTATAACATTTGCTGATACAAAGATGGCGTTTAAAGATCTTAGCGAAGATGTTATCCAAAAAGGTCTTGCAAGTGGTAAGCTAGTAGGCGAGTGTGCAAATCTCGATGAGATCGCGTCAAAATACGGCGTACCAGCTGACGCGCTAAAAGAGACTGTTAAAAAATACAACGAAGGCGTAAGAGCGAAAAAAGATGAGTTTGGCAAGCAAGAAAGCGCGCTAAGCGAGATAAATGAGGCTGGACCATTCTATGTTATCCGCCTATCTCCAAAGCCTCACCACACAATGGGTGGCTTAAAGATAAATGAAAAAGCAGAGGTCATCTCAGCTAAAACTAACAAAGCTATCCCGGGACTTTACGCGGCTGGCGAAGTCACAGGCGGAACACACGGTGCAAGCCGTTTAGGAACGGTTGCGATTACTGATTGTATCGTATTCGGCATGATAGCAGGCGAGAATATCTAA
- a CDS encoding response regulator transcription factor yields MKRILLFSDDFELAVSLKTILYRFNFRIVEFQNEREIIADFDAGSRYDLYVFELKSKNINLNLVKFIRDNENFTPIMLILDERRPEVFKKIYYARVDGFIVKPFLPDEIIFHFFKLTKSLLGTRFEFENGLVFDRSTLLITYDQEKIYLGKKEAMLLESLGKNSPHVVTFSELEYFIYHGENISQDRLRSLVRELRAKLPIDIIKTVRGVGYRIDYIVRDR; encoded by the coding sequence ATGAAGCGTATCTTGCTATTTAGCGATGACTTTGAGCTAGCAGTAAGTCTAAAAACTATACTTTATCGCTTTAACTTTCGCATAGTTGAGTTTCAAAATGAGCGCGAGATTATAGCTGATTTTGACGCTGGTAGCAGATACGACCTTTATGTTTTTGAACTAAAGTCAAAAAACATAAACCTAAATTTAGTAAAATTCATACGCGATAATGAAAATTTTACCCCTATCATGCTTATCCTAGATGAGCGGCGCCCAGAGGTTTTTAAGAAAATTTATTACGCTAGGGTTGATGGTTTTATAGTTAAGCCATTCTTGCCTGATGAGATCATTTTTCATTTTTTCAAACTAACAAAATCTCTTTTAGGAACTCGTTTTGAGTTTGAAAATGGTCTAGTTTTTGACAGAAGTACACTTTTAATCACATACGATCAAGAAAAAATTTACCTTGGTAAAAAAGAGGCGATGCTACTTGAGTCACTAGGCAAAAACTCTCCGCATGTTGTTACTTTTAGCGAGCTTGAGTACTTTATCTATCACGGCGAAAATATCTCACAAGACCGCTTGCGTTCGCTTGTAAGAGAGCTTCGCGCCAAACTGCCAATAGACATCATAAAAACTGTACGCGGGGTTGGATACCGCATAGATTATATAGTTAGGGATAGATGA
- a CDS encoding replication-associated recombination protein A, with protein MFALKFRPKTLDEICGQSDVVAVFKKFIQNDKVPHSMFYGLAGCGKTSFARALASSLSYDFYEFDGGNLKIEEFRRILKNYENALNKPLFFIDEVHRLSKTQQEALLIPMENYRALIIGASTENPFFTLSSGIRSRSMLFEFKPLNTGDFEKLLERVGQSVRFEISNEAKEYLLKSSGGDARSMLNLLEFAIALDEKVTLENLRVLRANAINEGVSSDDTHYHLASALIKSLRGSDVDAAIYYLARLIAAGESADFIARRLVIFSSEDIGNANPNALNLATSTLTAVSKIGYPEARIILAQCAVYLASSPKSNSSYMAINSALNYAQNEPKLEIPKYLINTAPEKKDYLYPHDFGGWVEQKYLQKPLKFYKSKGIGFEKTLDEWLKKIHELHKN; from the coding sequence ATGTTTGCTCTAAAATTTCGCCCAAAAACTCTTGATGAAATTTGTGGTCAGAGCGATGTGGTAGCCGTTTTTAAAAAATTCATCCAAAATGACAAGGTACCACACAGTATGTTTTATGGCTTGGCTGGCTGTGGTAAAACTAGTTTTGCTAGGGCTTTGGCAAGCTCGTTAAGTTATGATTTTTACGAGTTTGATGGTGGGAATTTAAAGATAGAGGAATTTCGCCGAATCCTAAAAAACTACGAAAATGCGTTAAATAAACCACTTTTTTTCATAGATGAGGTGCATCGTCTTAGCAAAACACAGCAAGAAGCACTTTTGATACCCATGGAAAACTACCGTGCACTTATCATCGGTGCAAGCACGGAAAATCCATTTTTTACTCTAAGTTCTGGTATACGCAGCCGCTCAATGCTTTTTGAGTTTAAGCCCTTAAATACGGGGGATTTTGAAAAGTTACTAGAAAGAGTAGGGCAAAGCGTAAGGTTTGAAATTTCAAATGAAGCAAAAGAGTATCTTTTAAAAAGTAGTGGCGGAGATGCAAGGAGTATGCTAAATTTGCTGGAATTTGCTATCGCACTTGATGAAAAAGTTACTCTTGAAAATTTACGAGTTCTTAGAGCAAATGCCATAAATGAAGGGGTCAGTAGCGATGATACACACTATCACTTAGCTAGTGCTCTTATAAAAAGCCTTCGTGGGAGCGATGTTGATGCTGCTATTTACTACCTTGCAAGACTGATAGCTGCTGGCGAGAGTGCAGATTTTATCGCAAGAAGGTTGGTTATATTTTCTAGTGAAGACATTGGCAATGCAAATCCAAATGCCCTAAATTTAGCCACCAGCACGCTTACTGCCGTCAGCAAGATAGGCTATCCTGAAGCGCGCATTATATTGGCTCAGTGCGCTGTATATCTAGCTAGCTCGCCAAAGTCAAACTCTAGCTATATGGCGATAAATTCTGCCCTAAATTACGCTCAGAATGAACCAAAGCTTGAAATTCCAAAGTATCTTATAAATACAGCACCGGAAAAAAAAGACTACCTTTATCCGCATGATTTTGGCGGATGGGTTGAGCAAAAATACCTTCAAAAACCACTAAAATTTTATAAAAGCAAAGGCATTGGCTTTGAAAAGACGCTTGATGAGTGGCTAAAAAAGATACATGAACTTCACAAAAACTAA